A single window of Paenibacillus sp. FSL H8-0537 DNA harbors:
- the xylA gene encoding xylose isomerase has protein sequence MSYFSNIGKIQFEGKGSDNPFAFKHYNPEQVILGKTMEEHLRFAVAYWHTFNANGTDPFGSATMFREWDKLDGLDRAKARVEANFEFMDKLNIPFYCFHDVDIAPEGATLQETNKNLDVIVGLLKENMKTSGKKLLWNTVNMFSHPRFVHGAGTTCNADVYAYAGAQLKKGLEVGKELGAENYVFWGGREGYETLLNTDMGLELDNLARLYEMALAYAKEIGFDAQFLIEPKPKEPTKHQYDFDAATTISFLRKYNLHNDFKLNLEANHATLAGHTFEHEIRTAAINGMLGSLDANQGDLLLGWDTDEFPTDLYSTTLTMFEVLKAGGIGRGGVNFDAKVRRASFEADDLFLGHIAGMDSFAWGLKAAAKLTEEKILDGIVDNRYRTFKEGIGADIVSGKATLASLEQYALQNNPIRLESGRQERIRLQLSEVIFSV, from the coding sequence ATGAGCTATTTTTCTAACATTGGCAAAATTCAATTTGAGGGCAAAGGTTCGGACAATCCGTTTGCATTCAAACACTATAACCCGGAGCAAGTCATTCTTGGCAAAACGATGGAAGAGCACCTGCGCTTCGCTGTTGCTTACTGGCACACTTTTAACGCTAACGGCACAGATCCTTTCGGTTCAGCAACGATGTTCCGCGAGTGGGATAAGCTAGACGGCCTTGACCGTGCGAAAGCACGCGTAGAAGCTAACTTTGAATTCATGGATAAGCTGAACATTCCGTTCTACTGCTTCCATGATGTGGACATCGCTCCAGAAGGCGCTACGCTGCAAGAAACGAACAAAAACCTTGATGTAATCGTAGGCCTATTGAAGGAAAACATGAAAACTTCCGGCAAAAAATTGCTTTGGAACACGGTTAACATGTTCTCGCACCCACGCTTCGTTCATGGCGCTGGCACAACTTGCAACGCTGACGTTTATGCCTATGCTGGTGCACAGCTGAAAAAAGGCCTTGAAGTCGGCAAAGAGCTTGGCGCTGAAAACTATGTTTTCTGGGGCGGCCGCGAAGGCTACGAGACCTTGCTTAACACCGATATGGGCCTCGAACTGGATAACCTGGCACGCCTGTACGAAATGGCGCTTGCATATGCGAAAGAAATCGGCTTCGACGCGCAATTCCTGATCGAGCCAAAACCGAAAGAGCCAACGAAGCACCAATATGACTTTGATGCAGCGACAACGATTTCGTTCCTGCGCAAATACAACCTGCACAACGATTTCAAGCTGAACCTTGAAGCGAACCATGCAACGCTTGCTGGTCATACGTTCGAGCACGAGATCCGCACGGCAGCTATCAACGGCATGCTCGGTTCCCTTGATGCGAACCAAGGCGATCTGCTGCTGGGCTGGGATACAGATGAATTCCCGACTGACCTTTATTCCACTACATTGACTATGTTTGAAGTGCTGAAAGCTGGCGGCATCGGCCGTGGCGGCGTTAACTTTGACGCGAAGGTTCGTCGTGCATCATTCGAAGCGGATGACCTGTTCCTCGGTCACATTGCGGGTATGGACAGCTTTGCATGGGGTCTGAAAGCTGCTGCGAAGCTGACGGAAGAAAAAATTCTTGATGGCATCGTAGACAACCGTTACCGTACGTTCAAAGAAGGCATCGGCGCTGACATCGTTTCCGGTAAAGCAACTTTGGCTTCGCTTGAGCAATACGCGCTGCAAAACAATCCGATCCGTCTAGAGTCCGGTCGTCAAGAGCGCATTAGACTGCAACTGAGCGAAGTTATTTTCAGCGTTTAA
- a CDS encoding helix-turn-helix domain-containing protein, whose protein sequence is MHTIFYQLADPMMIVEYDFNRWYIRDINKAFTGLSGYRKHELLEVNPEDFVKDSQPFGQLMAKLIEDDQLTFDCELTTRSTMTATVRLSCRKFQMEEQTYYMLVCKDVSAERWGDEFAVDHKIMMAIGISEQFRIFSLKRYFAPLAQGSASFLNRSIFDLVAEQHRAPLRRIMERAKSIGKIEHLELHMQIGDGKDTAKALIKPFYSGNKAFHSYLIMLTELNQQAQEEDPSYKLRMLMLSKNISATSLSRSTLISLTTISKIRNGKIKKPQRLTAELIAGELGVKPEAIWSSFKQ, encoded by the coding sequence ATGCATACGATCTTTTACCAGCTAGCCGACCCGATGATGATTGTGGAATATGATTTTAACCGCTGGTATATTCGCGATATTAACAAAGCCTTTACTGGGCTGTCCGGCTATCGAAAGCATGAGCTTCTAGAGGTCAACCCGGAGGATTTCGTAAAGGATTCGCAGCCTTTCGGGCAGCTGATGGCGAAGCTTATTGAGGATGATCAGCTGACGTTCGACTGTGAGCTGACGACGCGCTCTACGATGACGGCGACCGTTCGGCTGAGCTGCCGTAAATTTCAAATGGAGGAGCAAACGTATTATATGCTCGTCTGCAAGGATGTGTCTGCCGAGCGTTGGGGCGATGAATTCGCTGTCGATCATAAAATCATGATGGCCATCGGCATCTCGGAACAATTCCGCATTTTTTCGCTGAAGCGTTATTTCGCTCCGCTTGCCCAAGGCTCGGCCAGCTTTTTGAATCGCAGCATTTTTGATTTGGTTGCCGAGCAGCACCGCGCACCACTGCGCCGCATCATGGAAAGGGCCAAAAGCATCGGCAAAATTGAGCATTTGGAGCTGCATATGCAGATCGGAGATGGCAAGGATACCGCAAAAGCATTGATTAAGCCTTTTTATTCGGGCAACAAGGCGTTTCATAGCTATTTGATCATGCTCACAGAGCTAAACCAGCAAGCCCAAGAGGAGGACCCTTCCTACAAGCTGAGAATGCTGATGCTAAGCAAAAATATTTCCGCTACATCGCTTTCCCGCTCCACGCTCATTTCCTTGACGACCATTTCCAAAATTCGCAACGGCAAAATAAAAAAGCCCCAGCGACTCACAGCCGAGCTTATCGCCGGAGAGCTGGGAGTAAAGCCGGAGGCGATTTGGAGCAGCTTTAAGCAGTGA
- a CDS encoding ROK family transcriptional regulator produces the protein MKLKTTGDLALIKKMNTAIVLEAVIKHAPLSRAQISERTGLNKATVSSLVQDLIDNHLVFENGPGESSGGRKPVMLLFNGQAGHAIGIDLGVNYMRGVLTDLQGTVISERQLTFKKREQDFALNQLIAFIEELASQAPSSHYGLIGIGVGAPGIVDDKGAILFAPNLEWQQVELQQMLEERFGLPVTIDNEANAGAQGEQKYGAGRGIANQIYVSVGIGIGTGIILNKELYKGASGFSGELGHLSIEYGGKPCRCGNQGCWELYASENALLEQAEPLGFETLEELIAAAEAGNSEVQALFYAIGEYLGVGISNIVNVFNPNVVIIGNRMSRAQAWLEDAIHASIARRTLSYHREKLQILFAELQDQSAVRGAAYYAISAFFAKVKSGQPV, from the coding sequence TTGAAACTGAAGACGACCGGCGACTTGGCGCTTATCAAAAAAATGAATACCGCGATTGTGCTGGAGGCCGTTATTAAGCATGCCCCTCTCTCTCGCGCTCAAATATCTGAACGGACCGGACTTAATAAAGCGACCGTTTCCAGCCTTGTACAGGATCTGATCGACAATCATCTCGTTTTTGAAAATGGTCCCGGCGAATCGAGCGGCGGACGCAAGCCCGTCATGCTGCTGTTTAATGGACAAGCCGGACATGCCATCGGCATTGATCTTGGCGTCAACTATATGCGCGGCGTGTTAACCGACCTCCAAGGGACTGTCATTAGCGAGCGGCAGCTTACCTTCAAAAAGCGCGAGCAGGATTTTGCCCTGAACCAGCTCATCGCCTTTATTGAGGAGCTGGCGTCGCAAGCTCCGAGCAGCCATTATGGCCTAATCGGCATCGGCGTTGGAGCGCCAGGCATCGTCGATGACAAAGGCGCGATCCTGTTTGCGCCGAACCTTGAATGGCAGCAGGTTGAGCTTCAGCAAATGCTGGAGGAACGCTTCGGGCTGCCTGTGACCATCGACAATGAAGCCAACGCTGGAGCTCAGGGCGAGCAAAAATACGGCGCGGGCCGCGGTATCGCTAACCAGATATACGTCAGTGTCGGCATCGGCATCGGGACGGGCATTATTTTAAACAAGGAGCTGTACAAAGGGGCTTCCGGCTTTTCCGGCGAGCTGGGGCATTTGTCGATCGAATATGGCGGCAAGCCGTGCCGCTGCGGCAATCAGGGATGTTGGGAGCTTTACGCTTCGGAGAATGCGCTGCTGGAGCAAGCAGAGCCGCTTGGCTTTGAGACGCTGGAGGAGCTTATTGCTGCCGCAGAGGCAGGAAACAGCGAGGTACAGGCCTTATTTTATGCCATTGGCGAATATTTGGGCGTTGGCATTTCCAACATTGTTAATGTGTTTAATCCAAACGTCGTGATCATCGGAAACCGCATGAGCCGCGCACAAGCTTGGCTGGAGGATGCGATTCACGCCTCCATCGCCCGTCGCACACTCAGCTATCACCGCGAGAAGCTGCAAATTTTGTTTGCCGAATTGCAGGATCAGTCCGCCGTCCGCGGCGCCGCTTATTATGCGATTAGCGCTTTTTTCGCGAAGGTTAAGAGCGGGCAGCCGGTATAA
- a CDS encoding helix-turn-helix domain-containing protein translates to MFKISAFSRLSKVSLKTLRYYDQIGILKPRKVDCDTGYRYYSADQLLELNRILFYKELGFTLPQITQLLQEDITLENIQGMFKLKRSEIQQILDTEQAKLVRIEERMQLIEKEGQVETGQEIRIKAEGARQFLFQTAYGREEDIPELFRKFNQLLSKEIRQLTQGPQVVLWKEIDGKEDEFEFEVGYFLTCELLLSPDPFQLRTLPPEPMMATMAFRSNSNFACTACVHLARWIEKNNYQIKENESGREIYLPLSPKQDAQFIEIQIPIINR, encoded by the coding sequence TTGTTTAAAATCAGTGCGTTTTCCAGGCTCAGCAAGGTCTCTCTAAAAACACTGCGCTATTATGACCAGATTGGCATACTAAAGCCGAGAAAGGTGGATTGCGATACTGGCTACCGTTACTATTCCGCAGATCAGCTTCTTGAGCTCAACCGAATCTTATTCTATAAGGAATTGGGTTTCACATTGCCACAAATTACACAATTGCTTCAGGAGGATATTACATTGGAGAATATTCAAGGGATGTTTAAGCTGAAAAGAAGCGAAATCCAGCAAATCCTCGATACGGAACAAGCCAAACTCGTCAGGATTGAGGAGCGTATGCAGCTTATAGAAAAAGAGGGGCAAGTCGAAACAGGGCAAGAAATCAGAATCAAAGCAGAAGGTGCCAGGCAGTTTCTTTTTCAGACAGCATATGGGAGAGAAGAGGACATTCCAGAGTTGTTTCGTAAATTTAATCAGTTATTATCAAAGGAGATTCGCCAATTGACTCAAGGTCCGCAGGTTGTTTTGTGGAAAGAAATAGACGGAAAAGAGGATGAGTTTGAGTTTGAAGTCGGTTATTTTTTAACCTGTGAGCTGCTATTATCTCCAGACCCTTTCCAGCTACGGACTCTTCCTCCTGAGCCGATGATGGCCACAATGGCTTTTCGTTCGAATTCTAACTTTGCTTGTACAGCCTGTGTTCATTTAGCTAGATGGATAGAGAAAAATAACTATCAGATCAAGGAAAACGAGTCTGGCAGGGAAATATATTTACCTTTATCTCCAAAACAAGATGCACAATTCATAGAAATACAAATTCCAATTATAAATAGATAA
- the xylB gene encoding xylulokinase yields MSYVIGIDLGTSAVKALLINKEGTVAGEASRSYPLYHEHTGWSEQKPDDWVDATLEALGELAAAIGPEASAQIEGISFSGQMHGLVLLNGAGNPVRNAILWNDTRTTAQCREIERTLGDKLLGITRNPALEGFTLPKILWVREHELAAFEQAELFLLPKDYVRYRLTGEQHMDYSDAAGTLLLDVAAKRWSEEVLAAFELPASFCPPLAESHGQTGTLLAEWAQRTGLPATVKVFAGGADNACGAIGAGILSEGLTLCSIGTSGVILSYENDKNKDFAGKVHFFNHGKEDSFYAMGVTLAAGYSLSWFKKTFAPSESFDELLAGIGEVKPGAGGLLFTPYLVGERTPHPDSLIRASFIGVDGSHERVHFARAVMEGITFSLHESVDMFRAAGKTVDTIVSIGGGAQNPVWLQMQADIFDAKVVALENEQGPGLGAAMLAAYGSGWFESLEACAAKFVKHAEQYLPQPEAVEAYKGLFRIYQQVYTQTRSLNEALAAYRG; encoded by the coding sequence ATGAGCTATGTCATTGGAATAGATTTAGGTACGAGCGCCGTCAAGGCGCTCCTCATTAATAAAGAAGGCACGGTTGCAGGCGAAGCTTCCCGCAGCTACCCGCTTTATCATGAGCACACGGGCTGGAGCGAGCAGAAGCCTGATGATTGGGTAGATGCAACGCTCGAGGCGCTTGGCGAGCTTGCCGCTGCAATTGGGCCAGAAGCAAGCGCGCAAATCGAGGGCATCAGCTTCTCCGGCCAGATGCACGGTCTTGTTCTGCTGAATGGTGCAGGCAATCCGGTGCGCAATGCCATTCTCTGGAATGACACTCGCACAACGGCGCAATGCCGCGAAATCGAGCGTACGCTTGGCGACAAGCTGCTCGGCATTACGCGCAATCCGGCGCTGGAAGGTTTCACGCTGCCGAAAATCCTATGGGTGCGCGAGCATGAGCTTGCTGCTTTCGAACAGGCAGAGCTGTTCCTGCTGCCTAAGGATTATGTACGCTATCGCCTGACAGGCGAGCAGCATATGGATTACTCCGATGCAGCAGGCACGCTGCTGCTGGATGTAGCAGCGAAGCGCTGGAGCGAAGAGGTGCTGGCTGCATTTGAGCTGCCGGCAAGCTTCTGCCCGCCACTCGCTGAGTCGCATGGTCAGACGGGTACGCTGCTTGCTGAATGGGCACAGCGCACAGGACTGCCAGCTACGGTAAAGGTGTTCGCTGGCGGAGCCGACAATGCTTGCGGCGCAATCGGCGCTGGCATTTTGAGCGAAGGCTTGACGCTATGCAGCATAGGAACATCCGGCGTTATTTTGTCCTATGAAAATGACAAAAATAAGGATTTTGCCGGCAAAGTACATTTCTTCAATCACGGCAAGGAAGATTCCTTCTACGCAATGGGCGTGACGCTTGCGGCAGGCTACAGCCTGAGCTGGTTCAAGAAGACGTTCGCGCCGAGTGAATCCTTTGATGAGCTGCTTGCAGGCATCGGGGAAGTGAAGCCGGGAGCAGGCGGTCTGTTGTTTACGCCTTATCTCGTAGGCGAGCGTACGCCGCATCCGGATTCCCTTATTCGTGCCAGCTTTATCGGCGTGGATGGCTCGCATGAGCGGGTTCATTTTGCCCGTGCCGTGATGGAGGGCATTACGTTCTCACTGCATGAATCGGTCGATATGTTCCGTGCGGCTGGCAAAACGGTCGATACGATTGTATCGATTGGCGGGGGAGCGCAAAATCCGGTTTGGCTGCAAATGCAGGCTGACATTTTTGACGCGAAGGTAGTAGCGCTCGAAAACGAGCAGGGCCCTGGCCTCGGCGCAGCGATGCTTGCTGCATACGGCAGTGGCTGGTTTGAAAGCCTGGAGGCTTGTGCAGCGAAGTTTGTGAAGCATGCCGAGCAATATTTGCCGCAGCCTGAAGCTGTTGAAGCGTATAAAGGGCTGTTCCGTATCTATCAGCAGGTTTACACGCAAACGCGCAGTTTGAACGAAGCGTTAGCCGCATACCGCGGTTAG
- a CDS encoding MFS transporter → MKNKRIIYVLALAVFLIGTIEYIITGVIEMMAVDLKVSISEAGLLVTVFALAAAIIAPILIALTINMERKKLLMATLSVFIASNGLMFINLSYETVLWLRIIQGASGGIATVVAMAVATRLVEKEKRGSAIGTILMGLSSSLVLGVPIGTFFSEIFGWRVLFITIGLLSVLPLIIIYKKVPSIKEEEAVTLRMQLSILKDTKILTALVITLFYIGGYSTLFTYITPFLQATSSLSITEISGVLFLAGICSFVGSQVGGQLADAKGSKFTICLGLLLQGATILLFTLAGVNLFVLILVLMIFMLATWSISPAQQLYLVTLLPRNPDIALSVNTSFIQFGFALGSGLGGLVISRTSVLYLNWLGFAAVSIALLLAILLFKKISSRTGIPIITK, encoded by the coding sequence TTGAAAAACAAACGGATCATCTATGTCCTGGCACTTGCTGTTTTTCTGATCGGAACCATTGAATATATTATTACTGGAGTCATTGAAATGATGGCGGTGGACTTGAAAGTATCTATTTCTGAAGCTGGGCTATTGGTGACTGTATTTGCTCTCGCAGCGGCCATTATCGCTCCGATTCTGATTGCTTTAACGATAAATATGGAGCGCAAGAAGCTGCTCATGGCTACTCTCAGTGTGTTTATTGCCAGCAATGGACTAATGTTTATAAACCTATCTTACGAAACCGTACTATGGTTACGAATTATTCAAGGTGCTAGTGGAGGGATCGCTACTGTAGTAGCCATGGCAGTAGCGACACGACTCGTTGAAAAAGAAAAAAGGGGCAGTGCCATCGGTACTATTTTGATGGGGCTCAGCAGTTCACTTGTGCTTGGTGTTCCAATCGGCACATTCTTTAGTGAGATATTTGGATGGAGAGTTTTATTCATTACGATCGGCTTATTAAGCGTTCTTCCATTGATTATCATCTATAAAAAGGTTCCTTCAATTAAAGAAGAAGAAGCCGTTACCCTTAGGATGCAGCTCTCCATTTTAAAAGATACAAAAATTCTAACTGCCTTGGTTATTACTTTATTTTATATCGGCGGATACTCTACTTTATTCACTTATATTACGCCTTTCTTACAAGCCACATCCTCTCTTTCCATAACCGAAATTAGCGGTGTTCTATTCCTAGCAGGAATTTGCAGCTTTGTCGGATCACAAGTGGGCGGACAATTGGCAGATGCAAAGGGATCGAAATTCACAATTTGTCTTGGACTCCTGTTACAAGGAGCAACTATTCTTTTATTCACTCTAGCCGGTGTCAATCTCTTTGTATTGATTTTGGTTTTAATGATCTTTATGTTAGCAACTTGGAGTATATCCCCTGCTCAGCAGCTGTATCTGGTTACTCTGTTACCTCGAAATCCGGACATTGCCTTAAGCGTAAATACTTCCTTCATCCAATTTGGTTTTGCACTGGGATCTGGATTAGGCGGGCTTGTCATCAGTCGTACATCTGTCCTGTATTTGAATTGGCTGGGTTTTGCCGCTGTCAGCATAGCTTTACTTCTCGCCATCTTACTATTTAAAAAAATTAGCAGTAGGACTGGAATTCCTATTATTACTAAATAA
- a CDS encoding IS630 family transposase (programmed frameshift) produces the protein MTQALTEIESLMKKEKERRMFERYQAIVLYLKGKNAKEIAEIIGRTERTVYKYMRAYREAGVTGLQIHYSTGAPERLTKEQQEQLKATIVSSVPHEVGFESKYSWTLYLIGQYIKREFGPSYSLRGISKMAHRLGLSYTKPTYTLAAADEAKQQVFTEETFPALKKLMNEDIAHLLFEDESMIRDYQALQHTWFLKGKQRNIQTTGKHRGVKLLAVLDYTTGQILWKEDEQYNAETFLSFLQMVVEAYPKGKMVMVLDNARIHHAKLLQPFLEDHKERLELVFLPPYSPQLNLVEGLWKWLKSDVINNVFFHTVSEIRKKVAAFMQNIALDTQTIIDRLCLRLEDDQLTEYI, from the exons ATGACACAAGCGTTAACTGAAATTGAATCCTTAATGAAAAAAGAAAAAGAGCGACGAATGTTTGAGCGTTATCAAGCTATTGTTCTGTATTTGAAAGGGAAGAATGCAAAAGAAATCGCAGAGATCATAGGCAGAACGGAACGAACGGTCTATAAATATATGCGTGCGTACCGCGAAGCAGGTGTAACTGGACTGCAAATCCACTATTCAACAGGAGCGCCAGAGCGGCTGACCAAAGAACAACAGGAGCAACTGAAAGCGACGATCGTCTCCTCGGTTCCACACGAAGTAGGCTTTGAAAGTAAATACAGCTGGACGCTCTACCTTATTGGCCAATATATCAAGCGGGAGTTCGGTCCGTCCTATTCGCTTCGTGGCATTTCCAAAATGGCACACCGCCTTGGGCTCAGCTACACCAAACCCACGTATACGTTAGCTGCTGCGGATGAAGCCAAGCAACAGGTCTTTACAGAAGAGACGTTTCCTGCTTTGAAAAAA CTAATGAACGAAGACATTGCTCATTTACTCTTCGAAGACGAGTCCATGATCCGGGATTACCAAGCGCTTCAGCATACATGGTTTCTCAAAGGCAAGCAACGCAACATCCAGACCACAGGCAAACATCGCGGCGTCAAATTGTTGGCTGTACTGGATTATACGACGGGTCAAATTCTCTGGAAAGAAGATGAGCAGTATAACGCAGAGACATTTCTATCGTTTCTACAAATGGTGGTCGAAGCGTATCCCAAAGGAAAGATGGTTATGGTACTGGACAATGCTCGCATTCATCATGCGAAATTGCTTCAACCCTTTCTGGAAGATCACAAAGAGCGTCTTGAATTGGTTTTCTTACCACCGTATAGTCCGCAATTGAACCTGGTGGAGGGACTTTGGAAATGGCTGAAATCGGATGTTATTAACAACGTGTTTTTCCATACCGTCTCAGAGATCCGCAAAAAAGTTGCTGCGTTTATGCAAAACATAGCTCTCGATACTCAGACGATTATTGATCGTCTTTGTCTTCGTTTAGAAGACGATCAACTCACTGAATATATCTAG
- a CDS encoding NAD(P)/FAD-dependent oxidoreductase, whose amino-acid sequence MMYDIIIVGGGPSGLMAAVAASAHGASVLLVDKGDKLGRKLGISGGGRCNVTNAKEMDQLIQHIPGNGKFLFSALNAFGNRDIIAFFEGMGIALKEEDRGRMFPVSDKAKTVVDALIRKVREQGVDIRTNTPVREVLYADGAVQGLLLQNGEKLAAKAIIIATGGKSVPHTGSTGDGYPWAISGGHTITELYPTEVPLTSSEPWIRSKTLQGISLREVELTVWNAKGKKLITHEGDMIFTHFGLSGPTALRCSQFVVKALKQAASKEQRASGAAQGISAANGRIGGTDALDAAEHLGSEAREAATVLLTIDLLPGRSEADVYEEMMQMAKLESKKAIKNVLRGYLQERLLDFLLQQNGINGDITYDNLPKGPFLALAKQIKAFPVKVNGTLSIEEAFVTGGGVHLKEIDPKTMGSKQSSGLYFCGEVLDIHGYTGGYNITAAFSTGYNAGKNAAMAVSDS is encoded by the coding sequence ATCATGTACGATATTATAATTGTTGGCGGAGGTCCCTCCGGTCTAATGGCAGCGGTAGCTGCAAGCGCGCACGGAGCCTCTGTTCTTCTCGTTGATAAAGGAGACAAGCTTGGGCGCAAGCTCGGCATTTCCGGAGGCGGACGCTGTAATGTGACGAATGCAAAAGAGATGGATCAGCTCATCCAACATATACCTGGAAACGGAAAGTTTTTATTCAGTGCGCTAAATGCGTTTGGCAATCGCGATATTATCGCTTTTTTCGAAGGGATGGGCATTGCCTTGAAGGAGGAAGACCGAGGCCGAATGTTTCCGGTTTCTGACAAAGCCAAAACGGTCGTCGATGCGCTCATCCGCAAAGTTCGGGAGCAAGGGGTGGACATTCGAACAAATACACCCGTGCGTGAGGTCCTTTACGCGGACGGTGCCGTACAAGGACTGTTGCTGCAAAATGGTGAAAAGCTCGCGGCGAAAGCCATCATCATCGCTACGGGCGGCAAATCCGTCCCCCATACCGGCTCCACTGGAGACGGCTATCCTTGGGCTATCAGCGGCGGGCATACCATTACTGAGCTGTATCCGACAGAAGTGCCTCTCACCTCCTCCGAGCCTTGGATACGCAGCAAAACGCTACAGGGCATTTCACTGCGCGAGGTAGAGCTAACGGTGTGGAATGCGAAAGGCAAAAAATTGATCACCCATGAGGGTGACATGATCTTCACCCACTTCGGCTTATCCGGCCCAACCGCCCTTAGATGCAGCCAATTCGTCGTCAAAGCGCTCAAACAGGCGGCAAGCAAAGAGCAGCGCGCTTCTGGCGCCGCTCAAGGCATCAGCGCAGCAAATGGCAGAATAGGGGGCACAGACGCTTTAGATGCGGCAGAGCACTTAGGAAGCGAAGCTAGGGAAGCTGCAACCGTACTTCTCACAATCGACCTGCTGCCGGGGCGCTCCGAAGCCGACGTTTATGAGGAAATGATGCAAATGGCGAAGCTGGAGTCTAAAAAAGCGATTAAAAATGTGCTTCGCGGCTATTTGCAGGAACGGCTGCTGGATTTTCTGCTTCAGCAAAATGGCATCAACGGCGATATTACGTACGACAATCTTCCCAAGGGGCCGTTTCTTGCGCTCGCCAAGCAAATCAAAGCTTTCCCCGTTAAGGTGAACGGGACGCTATCCATTGAGGAAGCTTTCGTCACCGGCGGCGGAGTCCATTTGAAGGAAATCGATCCGAAGACGATGGGCTCCAAGCAAAGCTCCGGCCTGTATTTTTGCGGCGAGGTGCTCGATATTCATGGCTACACAGGTGGCTACAACATTACTGCGGCCTTCTCAACAGGCTACAATGCAGGAAAAAACGCGGCAATGGCTGTCTCAGACAGCTAA
- a CDS encoding lysophospholipase, whose product MIRMEWTFQGYGDTELYVREWKPEKERPKGVLCLIHGMGEHGERYRSYAARLVAAQYAVIALDQQGHGRSSGPRGHLPSVDDAAAYAAMLVEQAAERHPGLPLFLYGHSMGGNIAMNCALRLQPAVKALVLSSPWLRLAFTPPRAQLWLGKRLAAIWPGLPQSTGLKSGELYRRGYEEAVHMEGDPLCHSRITVKTFLNLHDSGEWAIANCRQLQVPLLLIHGAADKITSHEASEKVAQRLGEACTFVSWSDGYHELHNDLEAQRFIEVVTNWLDRHTDENKDHAI is encoded by the coding sequence ATGATTCGTATGGAATGGACGTTTCAGGGTTATGGGGATACCGAACTATACGTAAGAGAATGGAAGCCAGAAAAGGAGCGTCCAAAGGGCGTTTTATGTCTCATACATGGGATGGGAGAGCATGGTGAACGTTATCGTTCATATGCGGCGAGGCTCGTAGCAGCTCAATATGCTGTAATCGCTCTTGATCAGCAGGGCCATGGCCGTTCTTCTGGGCCAAGGGGGCATTTGCCTTCTGTAGATGATGCGGCAGCCTACGCCGCCATGCTGGTGGAGCAGGCTGCGGAGCGCCATCCAGGGCTGCCACTCTTTCTTTACGGGCACAGCATGGGCGGCAACATCGCGATGAATTGCGCACTGCGGCTCCAGCCTGCAGTGAAGGCGCTCGTGCTGTCCAGTCCGTGGCTAAGGCTGGCCTTTACGCCACCACGTGCCCAGCTTTGGCTGGGGAAGCGGCTCGCGGCCATTTGGCCAGGGCTGCCGCAATCGACGGGACTTAAGAGCGGGGAGTTGTACCGCCGAGGTTATGAGGAGGCCGTGCATATGGAAGGAGACCCGCTGTGCCATTCCCGCATTACGGTTAAAACCTTTCTGAATCTCCATGATTCAGGTGAATGGGCAATAGCCAATTGCAGGCAGCTCCAAGTGCCGCTGCTGCTCATACACGGCGCAGCTGACAAGATCACCTCACATGAAGCAAGCGAGAAAGTGGCGCAGCGGCTTGGCGAGGCATGTACTTTTGTTTCTTGGTCTGACGGCTATCATGAACTTCATAATGATTTGGAAGCACAGCGTTTTATTGAAGTGGTGACGAACTGGCTGGATAGGCATACAGATGAAAATAAGGATCACGCAATTTAA